Proteins encoded in a region of the Desulfurella sp. genome:
- a CDS encoding MBL fold metallo-hydrolase, with protein MFSVDSLKVTCLSETSWFDTDLLMSDIKKAGGMNTNQYLINWDYKNSGGYSALIEYTKNEQKGYALLDVGWRETYMDWVFDREGVIELLKKDKLNDVFISHEHMDHFWGLNSITKIRNDFNLYIPVGFSTKGYDIIEKSNFKGKLIEVDDRFQNDELSSFVYKMDIILGVKNEQILVFNLKDKGFVTITGCCHPGVNSMMEYVKNNYGNNLYGLYGGLHISLLEDWNDQKAKEIEKLGSWGLKKVAANHCTGVVAVEHMIKKGINVVGGSAKFGSQSKLYVGNSDSIEF; from the coding sequence ATGTTTAGCGTAGATAGCTTAAAAGTTACATGCTTATCTGAAACAAGTTGGTTTGATACAGATTTGCTTATGAGCGATATTAAAAAAGCAGGCGGAATGAATACAAACCAATATTTGATTAACTGGGATTATAAGAATTCAGGTGGCTACAGTGCTTTGATAGAATACACAAAAAACGAACAAAAAGGTTACGCGCTACTTGATGTTGGCTGGAGAGAAACATATATGGACTGGGTGTTTGATAGGGAAGGTGTTATTGAGCTTTTAAAAAAAGATAAATTAAACGATGTTTTTATAAGCCACGAACACATGGATCATTTTTGGGGTCTAAACAGTATAACTAAAATTAGAAATGATTTTAACTTGTATATACCTGTTGGTTTTAGCACAAAAGGCTATGATATAATTGAAAAAAGCAATTTTAAAGGCAAACTAATAGAAGTTGATGACAGATTTCAAAACGATGAACTTTCTTCTTTTGTTTATAAAATGGATATAATTCTAGGCGTAAAAAATGAGCAAATTTTAGTATTCAATCTAAAAGATAAAGGATTTGTTACAATCACTGGCTGCTGTCATCCAGGTGTTAACTCAATGATGGAATATGTAAAAAACAATTATGGAAATAACCTTTATGGTTTATATGGTGGTTTGCATATCTCGCTACTGGAAGATTGGAATGATCAAAAAGCTAAAGAAATAGAAAAACTTGGCAGCTGGGGTTTAAAAAAAGTTGCCGCGAATCACTGTACAGGTGTGGTTGCCGTCGAACATATGATAAAAAAAGGTATAAATGTAGTCGGAGGCAGTGCAAAATTTGGCAGTCAAAGCAAACTGTATGTAGGAAATTCTGACAGTATAGAATTTTAA
- the metG gene encoding methionine--tRNA ligase — protein sequence MKLLKKKNSYYVTTPIYYVNDVPHIGHSYTTIAADTLARFHRLMKENVFFLTGTDEHGKKIENTAKALNKTPKQLADEVVIRFQNLWKKLDITNTKFIRTTDDYHKTSVAQIFEEVYKNGDIYKDEYEGWYCVPCETFHTQPGPNNTCPDCNRPLELIKEESYFFKLSKYQDRLLKFYEENPDFILPKSRYNEIVSFVKSGLKDLSVTRINLDWGIKVPFDEKHTIYVWFDALFNYLTAIGYPNENFLEIWPADVHLVGKDILKFHAVYWPAFLMSLDLPLPKHIVAHGWWTVDGKKMSKSLGNVVDPNEMIEKYPRDAYRYYLLKAVPFGMDGNFSEKEFVDKINSDLVNDLGNLINRSLTMIEKYNNGIVKEATVDNTIKNLAQSTFENIKTAFDIFRFDEALESIMNFVRFANKYITEKQPWTIKDKNELDNVLFNIYCVIKFISGAILPFMPDTAKKIYNQIGFEDDISKKDIDFFLNWKTDTIKIGKKEMLFKRYEYEQKLQENQERISIDEFKKIDLRVAKILEAKPIEKSNKLMKLKIDIGEEEPRTLVAGIKEYFEPQDLVGKTIIVVANLQKAKLMNVESNGMLLAAKDGKTLKLLTVDGDIKPGSKIS from the coding sequence ATGAAATTATTGAAGAAAAAGAATAGTTACTATGTCACAACCCCGATCTATTATGTTAACGACGTGCCACATATTGGACATTCATATACTACAATTGCGGCCGATACTCTTGCCCGTTTTCACAGGTTAATGAAAGAAAATGTATTTTTCCTGACAGGCACAGATGAGCATGGAAAAAAGATTGAAAATACGGCTAAAGCGTTAAACAAAACACCAAAACAATTGGCAGATGAAGTTGTTATTAGATTTCAAAATTTATGGAAAAAACTTGATATAACAAATACAAAATTTATAAGAACAACAGATGACTACCATAAAACATCTGTCGCGCAAATATTTGAAGAAGTATATAAAAATGGAGATATTTACAAAGATGAATACGAAGGCTGGTATTGTGTGCCATGCGAAACATTTCATACACAACCAGGTCCAAACAATACATGTCCAGATTGCAATAGACCACTTGAGCTAATAAAAGAAGAATCTTATTTTTTTAAATTATCAAAATATCAGGACAGATTGCTAAAGTTTTATGAAGAAAATCCAGACTTTATACTGCCAAAATCCCGATATAATGAAATTGTCAGTTTTGTTAAAAGCGGACTTAAGGATTTAAGCGTTACACGCATAAATCTTGATTGGGGAATAAAAGTACCTTTTGATGAAAAACACACGATATATGTATGGTTTGACGCACTATTTAACTATTTAACTGCTATTGGTTATCCAAATGAAAATTTCCTTGAAATCTGGCCTGCTGATGTTCATCTTGTGGGAAAAGACATACTTAAATTTCACGCTGTATATTGGCCTGCGTTTTTAATGAGCCTTGATTTACCTTTGCCAAAGCATATTGTAGCGCATGGCTGGTGGACAGTTGATGGCAAAAAGATGAGTAAATCACTTGGCAATGTTGTAGATCCAAACGAAATGATAGAAAAATACCCGCGCGATGCATACAGATATTATCTGTTAAAAGCCGTTCCGTTTGGTATGGATGGCAATTTTAGCGAAAAAGAATTTGTTGATAAAATAAATAGTGATCTTGTAAATGACCTTGGAAATCTAATTAATAGGTCTCTTACAATGATAGAAAAATACAATAATGGTATTGTAAAAGAAGCAACTGTTGATAATACAATAAAAAATTTAGCCCAATCAACATTTGAAAACATAAAAACTGCTTTTGATATTTTCAGATTTGACGAAGCACTTGAATCAATAATGAACTTTGTAAGATTTGCAAACAAATATATTACAGAAAAACAGCCCTGGACAATTAAAGATAAAAACGAACTTGATAATGTTTTATTTAATATATATTGTGTAATAAAATTTATTAGTGGGGCAATTTTGCCTTTCATGCCAGATACAGCAAAAAAAATCTACAATCAAATAGGCTTTGAAGACGACATTAGCAAAAAAGACATTGACTTTTTCTTAAACTGGAAAACAGATACTATAAAAATTGGAAAAAAAGAAATGCTTTTTAAAAGGTACGAATATGAGCAAAAACTTCAAGAAAACCAGGAGCGAATTAGCATAGATGAATTTAAAAAAATAGACTTAAGAGTTGCAAAAATACTGGAAGCAAAACCCATTGAAAAATCAAATAAATTAATGAAACTTAAAATAGACATTGGCGAAGAAGAACCAAGAACTTTAGTTGCAGGCATTAAAGAATACTTTGAACCACAAGATTTAGTTGGAAAAACAATAATAGTGGTGGCAAACTTGCAAAAGGCAAAATTAATGAATGTAGAATCAAATGGCATGTTGCTTGCTGCAAAAGATGGAAAAACTTTAAAATTATTAACTGTTGACGGCGATATTAAGCCAGGAAGCAAAATTAGCTAG
- a CDS encoding regulatory iron-sulfur-containing complex subunit RicT: MSIAYVVFKHSNSIIPFKYSKFDLNVGDFVIAESERGLNLGRVIKISHEKDDKLKSIVRVATQADYQKYNENLILAQKARKYCSQEAKNLNLDIKLVDVEYTIDNSKIIFYFTSPTRVDFRHLVKKLASYFKTRIEMRQIGVRDEAKLIGGIGLCGQIVCCKRFLQNFEPVSIKMAKDQNLSISVKKISGICGRLLCCLYYEEHIYSDFLKNLPPKGSIVKTDECEGELVLANPLKNTITIKDQENKMIEVKANSIKSVIKIAEEKGDEYEIIEEKE; this comes from the coding sequence ATGAGCATAGCTTATGTTGTATTTAAGCATTCAAATAGTATAATTCCTTTTAAATATTCAAAATTTGATTTAAATGTTGGCGATTTTGTAATTGCTGAATCAGAAAGAGGTTTAAATCTTGGCAGGGTTATAAAAATTTCCCATGAGAAAGATGACAAGTTAAAAAGCATAGTTAGAGTTGCCACACAAGCTGATTACCAAAAATACAATGAAAATCTTATCCTGGCACAAAAAGCCAGAAAATATTGTTCTCAGGAAGCCAAAAATCTTAATTTAGACATAAAACTGGTAGATGTTGAGTATACCATAGACAATAGCAAAATCATATTTTACTTTACATCACCAACCAGGGTAGATTTTAGACACCTGGTAAAAAAACTTGCTTCTTACTTTAAAACACGCATCGAAATGCGCCAGATTGGTGTTAGAGATGAAGCTAAACTTATTGGTGGGATTGGCTTGTGTGGTCAAATTGTTTGTTGCAAGCGCTTTTTACAAAACTTTGAGCCTGTATCCATAAAAATGGCTAAAGACCAAAACCTAAGCATAAGTGTTAAAAAAATATCTGGTATATGTGGCAGACTACTGTGTTGTTTGTATTACGAAGAGCATATTTATTCAGATTTTTTAAAAAATTTACCACCAAAAGGCTCAATTGTTAAAACTGACGAGTGCGAAGGTGAACTTGTACTTGCAAATCCTTTAAAAAATACTATAACAATCAAAGATCAAGAAAATAAAATGATAGAAGTAAAGGCAAATTCTATAAAAAGTGTTATAAAAATTGCAGAAGAAAAAGGAGATGAATATGAAATTATTGAAGAAAAAGAATAG
- the tmk gene encoding dTMP kinase, with the protein MKYIVFEGLDGSGKTTISKMFVEYLYDKNYSVFYTKEPYTSEIEALIRQNQTNKTLLFLFLADRSVHIEKLKKQNVEFIVSDRSFYSTICYQGYGGGIDIDFVIKLNEFVVGNFLPDAVFYLDCSPKIALSRSKKLDSIENKNLDFFEKVRQGYLDLAKKYNFFTIDAHDKLQNVFLNVIKCYETIFV; encoded by the coding sequence ATGAAATATATAGTATTTGAAGGCCTAGATGGAAGTGGTAAAACTACTATATCTAAAATGTTTGTTGAGTATCTCTATGACAAAAACTACAGTGTTTTTTATACAAAAGAACCTTATACTTCAGAAATAGAAGCATTAATAAGACAAAATCAAACAAACAAAACCTTACTTTTTTTATTTTTAGCTGATAGATCAGTTCATATAGAAAAACTTAAAAAGCAAAATGTTGAGTTTATTGTAAGCGATAGATCATTTTACTCAACAATTTGCTATCAAGGCTACGGTGGCGGGATTGATATAGATTTTGTTATTAAACTTAATGAATTTGTCGTAGGTAATTTTTTGCCTGATGCAGTATTTTATCTAGATTGTAGCCCTAAAATCGCATTAAGTAGAAGTAAAAAACTTGACTCAATAGAAAATAAAAATTTAGATTTTTTTGAAAAAGTTAGACAAGGTTATTTGGATCTAGCAAAAAAATACAATTTTTTTACAATTGATGCACATGATAAGCTACAAAATGTTTTTTTAAATGTTATAAAATGTTATGAAACAATATTTGTCTAA